From one Astatotilapia calliptera chromosome 10, fAstCal1.2, whole genome shotgun sequence genomic stretch:
- the uimc1 gene encoding BRCA1-A complex subunit RAP80 isoform X1: protein MALRKQKLIDVASENQKEEDSQEDEAADEQDELSASLLATSMAREKRQRESKSKPKEMSEEEMMDLALRLSEQEASATALRRQQEEEEAMMRAIKESMVGQTQACRTPKSPSQPADVSLRLCSRRKLAYSNGKTTLAIDRGASEDGCLQAGSGDGDNGNLKRKRKAGSPLPEMPDLSQTQVYSQASPCSSESLPALPDSPQSSDSTQIQDSQLHQSPVFPLTGCRAEVRIGRLSQDLLDTCRSSGFVLCSQNGSNATQKSRRPESPTFPKSDVASCPKSPALSGTDPDNSDEIEPSPECAKSPVFGRNAQHERSPSARRPRDAMRSQDGENSGFTFSSQDSLTPSVKPTSPVFPRSPGIPPSERLAFPESPNRGQAEPSHAHSESPVFGLQQQRCESPPANRKDGQSRLDGLKASESDELSGRAKAPNPAESQLTSDMTLVWSDGDEDVTPTGSPSPVFPEETSVHQAESPAASLNHVAAASGATGSNCSLRPQSSSNRQTSPETSSKSGTEEPRPDRSRTLSSVGSGESADSTTVHYYWGVPFCPRGLDPDTYTQVIVAQMEVYEKTLKRAQRRLLRKAEWGEAVLPQTEESPSHELPAGSPQRHAARRRGLRLRSKTQDEAADTPTTEEKEEEEEQTKTENKEEDGKKDGDEEPMDAEDCEVCPETQLSGDSSQDVTLVCDAEDQPAAKTPEIQMILHADPPSRSEPQVEEVEADAPTGEQMEADVPVRSSEGGAGQPASREEVQEDGGDPDVEEIKDQAPEPAVVPRSPETAVDCPLCQASFPASRIEMHAAYCDGEVAVVEERRPKVDYIQVSRKTQRKRTHRANAEDTNEGADVGRNQEKCYICQRAVPLKDYSRHTELCIQRHGSKTAARGNLLLALDQTESRDSDAGPSGSKVLPGDVIDLRDDDDDEEEVSAFRVSNSPIRSFTPISEAADCLIDFKKQQRAKKPYQRRR from the exons ATGGCGCTGAGGAAGCAAAAGCTCATCGACGTGGCCTCTGAGAACCAGAAGGAGGAGGACTCGCAGGAGGACGAAGCTGCAGACGAGCAG GACGAGCTCTCGGCGTCGCTGCTCGCCACGTCAATGGCGAGGGAGAAACGGCAGAGGGAGAGCAAATCCAAACCTAAAG agatgtccgaggaggagatgatggacTTGGCTCTGCGCCTGAGCGAACAGGAAGCGAGCGCCACGGCACTCAGACggcagcaagaggaggaggaggccatGATGAGGGCCATCAAGGAGAGC ATGGTCGGCCAGACGCAGGCATGCCGGACCCCCAAGAGTCCATCTCAGCCCGCCGACGTTTCCCTCAGGCTCTGCTCCCGCCGCAAACTAGCGTACTCGAACGGGAAGACAACGCTCGCCATCGATCGAGGAGCCTCAGAGGACGGCTGCCTTCAAG CAGGATCTGGAGACGGTGACAACGGGAAtttaaagaggaagaggaaagcgGGGAGTCCTCTGCCGGAGATGCCAGACTTGTCGCAGACTCAGGTCTACTCTCAGGCGTCTCCCTGCAGCTCCGAGTCTCTGCCGGCTCTCCCCGACTCGCCGCAG AGCTCCGACTCCACGCAGATCCAGGACTCACAGCTGCATCAGTCTCCCGTCTTTCCACTGACGGGCTGCCGGGCGGAGGTCCGCATTGGCCGGCTGAGCCAGGACCTGCTGGACACCTGCAGGAGCTCCGGGTTCGTGCTGTGCTCTCAGAATGGTTCGAACGCCACCCAAAAGTCCCGTCGTCCCGAGAGCCCGACGTTCCCTAAAAGTGACGTCGCCTCATGTCCCAAAAGCCCCGCCCTGTCTGGCACAGATCCCGACAACAGCGACGAGATTGAGCCGAGCCCCGAGTGCGCTAAAAGCCCCGTGTTTGGCAGGAACGCTCAGCACGAGAGGTCGCCGAGCGCCCGCAGACCCCGAGACGCCATGCGCAGCCAAGACGGTGAAAACTCAGGATTCACGTTTTCTTCTCAGGACAGTTTAACCCCCTCCGTGAAACCCACGTCCCCCGTGTTCCCACGAAGCCCCGGCATTCCTCCATCAGAACGGTTAGCATTCCCAGAAAGTCCCAATAGAGGACAGGCCGAGCCGAGCCACGCCCACTCCGAGAGCCCCGTTTTCGGactgcagcagcagaggtgCGAGAGTCCTCCAGCCAACAGGAAG GACGGTCAGAGTCGATTGGACGGGCTGAAAGCGTCCGAGTCAG ACGAGCTGAGCGGGCGGGCCAAAGCCCCGAACCCGGCCGAGAGTCAGCTGACCAGCGATATGACGCTAGTCTGGTCTGACGGGGACGAGGACGTCACG ccgACCGGCTCTCCCAGCCCCGTCTTCCCAGAGGAGACGTCAGTTCATCAGGCGGAGAGCCCGGCGGCCTCCCTGAACCACGTGGCTGCTGCTTCAGGGGCGACTGGATCAAACTGCAG CCTGCGTCCTCAGAGCAGCTCCAACAGACAAACTTCGCCTGAAACTTCTTCCAAGTCCGGCACAGAGGAGCCGCGGCCTGATCGCAGCAGGACGCTCTCCTCTGTCGGCTCTGGAGAGTCCGCCGACTCCACCACGGTTCACTACTACTGGGGCGTTCCCTTCTGCCCGCGAGGCCTCGACCCAGACACGTACACGCAG GTGATCGTGGCTCAGATGGAGGTTTACGAGAAGACTCTGAAACGGGCTCAGCGGCGTCTGCTGAGGAAGGCGGAGTGGGGCGAGGCCGTCCTGCCGCAAACGGAG GAATCGCCGTCGCACGAGTTGCCCGCTGGATCGCCTCAGCGTCACGCCGCTCGCAG ACGAGGTCTCAGGCTGAGGAGCAAAACTCAGGATGAAGCTGCTGATACTCCGACAacggaggagaaggaggaggaagaggagcaaacGAAGACGGAAAACAAAGAGGAGGACGGGAAGAAGGATGGAGACGAAGAACCGATGGACGCTGAGGACTGTGAGGTTTGTCCAG AGACGCAGCTGAGCGGCGACAGCAGTCAGGACGTGACGCTGGTGTGTGACGCAGAAGATCAG CCTGCAGCTAAAACTCCGGAGATTCAGATGATCCTTCACGCTGATCCTCCCTCCAGGAGCGAGCcacaggtggaggaggtggaggccgACG CTCCAACAGGTGAACAGATGGAGGCGGACGTCCCCGTCAGGAGCAGCGAGGGCGGCGCCGGTCAGCCTGCGAGCAGGGAGGAGGTGCAGGAGGACggaggggatccagatgtggagGAGATAAAGGACCAAGCGCCGGAGCCGGCCGTCGTCCCCCGCAGCCCCGAGACCGCCGTCGACTGCCCGCTCTGCCAAGCGTCCTTCCCCGCGAGCAGGATCGAGATGCACGCCGCGTACTGCGACGGCGAGGTAGCAGTCGTGGAGGAGAGGAGGCCCAAGGTCGACTACATACAag TGTCACGGAAGACTCAGAGGAAGAGAACACACAGAGCGAACGCCGAAGACACAAATGAGGGCGCTGACGTTGGCAG GAACCAGGAGAAGTGCTACATCTGTCAGAGAGCCGTGCCTCTGAAGGACTACAGCCGACACACCGAGCTCTGCATCCAGCGCCACGGATCCAAGACTGCAGCT AGGGGAAATCTGCTGCTGGCTCTGGATCAGACGGAGAGCAGAGACTCGG ATGCTGGCCCGTCTGGATCCAAAGTCCTGCCCGG TGATGTCATCGATCTgcgggatgatgatgatgacgaggaGGAAGTGTCAGCATTCAGGGTCAGTAACTCTCCCATCAGGTCCTTCACACCCATCTCAGAAGCCGCCGACTGCCTTATCGACTTCAAGAAACAGCAGCGAGCCAAGAAGCCGTACCAAAGACGCCGATGA
- the uimc1 gene encoding BRCA1-A complex subunit RAP80 isoform X2: MALRKQKLIDVASENQKEEDSQEDEAADEQDELSASLLATSMAREKRQRESKSKPKEMSEEEMMDLALRLSEQEASATALRRQQEEEEAMMRAIKESMVGQTQACRTPKSPSQPADVSLRLCSRRKLAYSNGKTTLAIDRGASEDGCLQGSGDGDNGNLKRKRKAGSPLPEMPDLSQTQVYSQASPCSSESLPALPDSPQSSDSTQIQDSQLHQSPVFPLTGCRAEVRIGRLSQDLLDTCRSSGFVLCSQNGSNATQKSRRPESPTFPKSDVASCPKSPALSGTDPDNSDEIEPSPECAKSPVFGRNAQHERSPSARRPRDAMRSQDGENSGFTFSSQDSLTPSVKPTSPVFPRSPGIPPSERLAFPESPNRGQAEPSHAHSESPVFGLQQQRCESPPANRKDGQSRLDGLKASESDELSGRAKAPNPAESQLTSDMTLVWSDGDEDVTPTGSPSPVFPEETSVHQAESPAASLNHVAAASGATGSNCSLRPQSSSNRQTSPETSSKSGTEEPRPDRSRTLSSVGSGESADSTTVHYYWGVPFCPRGLDPDTYTQVIVAQMEVYEKTLKRAQRRLLRKAEWGEAVLPQTEESPSHELPAGSPQRHAARRRGLRLRSKTQDEAADTPTTEEKEEEEEQTKTENKEEDGKKDGDEEPMDAEDCEVCPETQLSGDSSQDVTLVCDAEDQPAAKTPEIQMILHADPPSRSEPQVEEVEADAPTGEQMEADVPVRSSEGGAGQPASREEVQEDGGDPDVEEIKDQAPEPAVVPRSPETAVDCPLCQASFPASRIEMHAAYCDGEVAVVEERRPKVDYIQVSRKTQRKRTHRANAEDTNEGADVGRNQEKCYICQRAVPLKDYSRHTELCIQRHGSKTAARGNLLLALDQTESRDSDAGPSGSKVLPGDVIDLRDDDDDEEEVSAFRVSNSPIRSFTPISEAADCLIDFKKQQRAKKPYQRRR; encoded by the exons ATGGCGCTGAGGAAGCAAAAGCTCATCGACGTGGCCTCTGAGAACCAGAAGGAGGAGGACTCGCAGGAGGACGAAGCTGCAGACGAGCAG GACGAGCTCTCGGCGTCGCTGCTCGCCACGTCAATGGCGAGGGAGAAACGGCAGAGGGAGAGCAAATCCAAACCTAAAG agatgtccgaggaggagatgatggacTTGGCTCTGCGCCTGAGCGAACAGGAAGCGAGCGCCACGGCACTCAGACggcagcaagaggaggaggaggccatGATGAGGGCCATCAAGGAGAGC ATGGTCGGCCAGACGCAGGCATGCCGGACCCCCAAGAGTCCATCTCAGCCCGCCGACGTTTCCCTCAGGCTCTGCTCCCGCCGCAAACTAGCGTACTCGAACGGGAAGACAACGCTCGCCATCGATCGAGGAGCCTCAGAGGACGGCTGCCTTCAAG GATCTGGAGACGGTGACAACGGGAAtttaaagaggaagaggaaagcgGGGAGTCCTCTGCCGGAGATGCCAGACTTGTCGCAGACTCAGGTCTACTCTCAGGCGTCTCCCTGCAGCTCCGAGTCTCTGCCGGCTCTCCCCGACTCGCCGCAG AGCTCCGACTCCACGCAGATCCAGGACTCACAGCTGCATCAGTCTCCCGTCTTTCCACTGACGGGCTGCCGGGCGGAGGTCCGCATTGGCCGGCTGAGCCAGGACCTGCTGGACACCTGCAGGAGCTCCGGGTTCGTGCTGTGCTCTCAGAATGGTTCGAACGCCACCCAAAAGTCCCGTCGTCCCGAGAGCCCGACGTTCCCTAAAAGTGACGTCGCCTCATGTCCCAAAAGCCCCGCCCTGTCTGGCACAGATCCCGACAACAGCGACGAGATTGAGCCGAGCCCCGAGTGCGCTAAAAGCCCCGTGTTTGGCAGGAACGCTCAGCACGAGAGGTCGCCGAGCGCCCGCAGACCCCGAGACGCCATGCGCAGCCAAGACGGTGAAAACTCAGGATTCACGTTTTCTTCTCAGGACAGTTTAACCCCCTCCGTGAAACCCACGTCCCCCGTGTTCCCACGAAGCCCCGGCATTCCTCCATCAGAACGGTTAGCATTCCCAGAAAGTCCCAATAGAGGACAGGCCGAGCCGAGCCACGCCCACTCCGAGAGCCCCGTTTTCGGactgcagcagcagaggtgCGAGAGTCCTCCAGCCAACAGGAAG GACGGTCAGAGTCGATTGGACGGGCTGAAAGCGTCCGAGTCAG ACGAGCTGAGCGGGCGGGCCAAAGCCCCGAACCCGGCCGAGAGTCAGCTGACCAGCGATATGACGCTAGTCTGGTCTGACGGGGACGAGGACGTCACG ccgACCGGCTCTCCCAGCCCCGTCTTCCCAGAGGAGACGTCAGTTCATCAGGCGGAGAGCCCGGCGGCCTCCCTGAACCACGTGGCTGCTGCTTCAGGGGCGACTGGATCAAACTGCAG CCTGCGTCCTCAGAGCAGCTCCAACAGACAAACTTCGCCTGAAACTTCTTCCAAGTCCGGCACAGAGGAGCCGCGGCCTGATCGCAGCAGGACGCTCTCCTCTGTCGGCTCTGGAGAGTCCGCCGACTCCACCACGGTTCACTACTACTGGGGCGTTCCCTTCTGCCCGCGAGGCCTCGACCCAGACACGTACACGCAG GTGATCGTGGCTCAGATGGAGGTTTACGAGAAGACTCTGAAACGGGCTCAGCGGCGTCTGCTGAGGAAGGCGGAGTGGGGCGAGGCCGTCCTGCCGCAAACGGAG GAATCGCCGTCGCACGAGTTGCCCGCTGGATCGCCTCAGCGTCACGCCGCTCGCAG ACGAGGTCTCAGGCTGAGGAGCAAAACTCAGGATGAAGCTGCTGATACTCCGACAacggaggagaaggaggaggaagaggagcaaacGAAGACGGAAAACAAAGAGGAGGACGGGAAGAAGGATGGAGACGAAGAACCGATGGACGCTGAGGACTGTGAGGTTTGTCCAG AGACGCAGCTGAGCGGCGACAGCAGTCAGGACGTGACGCTGGTGTGTGACGCAGAAGATCAG CCTGCAGCTAAAACTCCGGAGATTCAGATGATCCTTCACGCTGATCCTCCCTCCAGGAGCGAGCcacaggtggaggaggtggaggccgACG CTCCAACAGGTGAACAGATGGAGGCGGACGTCCCCGTCAGGAGCAGCGAGGGCGGCGCCGGTCAGCCTGCGAGCAGGGAGGAGGTGCAGGAGGACggaggggatccagatgtggagGAGATAAAGGACCAAGCGCCGGAGCCGGCCGTCGTCCCCCGCAGCCCCGAGACCGCCGTCGACTGCCCGCTCTGCCAAGCGTCCTTCCCCGCGAGCAGGATCGAGATGCACGCCGCGTACTGCGACGGCGAGGTAGCAGTCGTGGAGGAGAGGAGGCCCAAGGTCGACTACATACAag TGTCACGGAAGACTCAGAGGAAGAGAACACACAGAGCGAACGCCGAAGACACAAATGAGGGCGCTGACGTTGGCAG GAACCAGGAGAAGTGCTACATCTGTCAGAGAGCCGTGCCTCTGAAGGACTACAGCCGACACACCGAGCTCTGCATCCAGCGCCACGGATCCAAGACTGCAGCT AGGGGAAATCTGCTGCTGGCTCTGGATCAGACGGAGAGCAGAGACTCGG ATGCTGGCCCGTCTGGATCCAAAGTCCTGCCCGG TGATGTCATCGATCTgcgggatgatgatgatgacgaggaGGAAGTGTCAGCATTCAGGGTCAGTAACTCTCCCATCAGGTCCTTCACACCCATCTCAGAAGCCGCCGACTGCCTTATCGACTTCAAGAAACAGCAGCGAGCCAAGAAGCCGTACCAAAGACGCCGATGA
- the LOC113030972 gene encoding uncharacterized protein LOC113030972, protein NRKLDIPTWIRKGKKYLFKNKKYIPPYPRPEFHVSHVKHDTERGSLCWISKDGGFKDPHGGVKDPEEPSLVWWSLAVGPEEIRSAERRLLKKTFPYRTKEQARRQQRFLWKFASSPAFSEKSRYGSYRFTFRVEEVLEAYSEQFCFGAPPVLRVFKTSLYKQEVVYTVLVHRPHDDGRFSEYPELPDDDPNAVCAYRREENIFIWRPEAMCGTHWYELDYRPEDNLMEAWELDDCPQYYVWDHVALALHVESGQVLKFDSDRLRQNLKFCERDDVTIAPKFYFDDCEEAQSVIESLWPESSLEKNFAGLSL, encoded by the exons AATCGAAAGCTCGACATTCCTACCTGGAtacgaaaaggaaaaaaatacctgttcaaaaataaaaaatacatcccTCCGTACCCCCGGCCGGAGTTTCACGTGTCTCATGTGAAACACGACACAGAGAGAGGGTCACTGTGCTGGATCTCGAAGGATGGAGGCTTCAAGGATCCACACGGAGGCGTCAAGGACCCTGAAGAGCCGTCCCTGGTGTGGTGGAGTCTGGCTGTTGGACCAGAGGAGATCCGGTCAGCTGAGAGGAGGCTCCTGAAGAAGACCTTCCCATACCGGACCAAGGAGCAGGCCCGGAGGCAGCAGAGGTTCCTGTGGAAGTTCGCCTCCTCTCCAGCCTTCAGTGAGAAGTCCAGGTATGGATCGTACCGCTTCACCTTCAGGGTGGAGGAGGTGCTGGAGGCCTACAGCGAGCAG TTTTGCTTCGGTGCTCCACCCGTCTTGCGAGTGTTCAAGACCTCCCtgtacaaacaggaagtggtgtATACTGTGCTGGTCCACAGACCGCACGATGACGGGCGCTTCTCCGAGTACCCCGAGCTTCCCGATGACGACCCGAACGCCGTCTGTGCTTACAGACGAGAAGAAAACATCTTCATCTGGAGACCAGAGGCCATGTGTGGGACACACTG GTATGAGCTGGACTACAGACCTGAGGACAACCTGATGGAAGCCTGGGAGCTGGATGATTGCCCACAGTATTATGTTTGGGATCACGTCGCCCTCGCCCTGCATGTGGAGAGCGGACAG gtgCTGAAGTTCGACTCCGATCGACTGAGACAGAACCTCAAGTTCTGTGAGCGAGACGACGTGACCATCGCACCGAAATTCTACTTTGATGATTGTGAGGAAGCTCAGAGCGTTATCGAAAGTCTGTGGCCCGAGTCGTCACTGGAGAAGAACTTTGCAg GTCTCTCTCTTTAG
- the LOC113030130 gene encoding uncharacterized protein LOC113030130 isoform X2: MQRQGNVKEQKHYKARHLKLNDLKQEAQDTHLYKKYLYKDDIPPYPGPGEVSLEFHVSRLKHDTYRLEEIKNDGGFKDPKSGSEDPDRLSLVWWSLAVAPEEIQSAERRLLEEAFPNWTEEQARRKQGFLVDFASSPAFSEKSRYGSYRFTFTVEEVLEAYSKQYCSGRPPVMRVLRTSLYRQEVMYAVLVHSSANDGLFSEYPMLNDPPNTICAYRDGRFTWRPEAMCETHKYVLLQRRDKNLMEAWGPIQDPQFYVWDHVAIALHVEGGQVLKFDSDDLRKNLTFCECDAVTVTPNSDFQHYQDAQSLVTRLWPLKKEVSLQQRIRGSTE; encoded by the exons ATGCAGAGACAAGGAAACgtcaaagaacaaaaacattataAAGCGAGGCATTTAAAGCTGAATGatttgaaacaggaagctcaagATACTCATTTGTACAAGAAGTACCTCTACAAAGACGACATCCCTCCGTACCCCGGACCTGGAGAGGTTTCACTTGAGTTTCATGTGTCTCGGCTGAAACACGACACATACAGATTAGAAGAGATCAAGAATGACGGAGGCTTCAAGGATCCAAAGAGCGGCTCAGAGGATCCAGACAGACTGTCCCTGGTGTGGTGGAGTCTGGCTGTGGCACCAGAGGAGATCCAATCAGCTGAGAGGAGGCTCCTGGAGGAGGCCTTCCCAAACTGGACTGAGGAGCAGGCCCGGCGGAAGCAGGGCTTCCTGGTGGACTTTGCCTCCTCTCCAGCCTTCAGTGAGAAGTCCAGGTATGGATCGTACCGCTTCACCTTCACGGTGGAGGAGGTGCTGGAGGCCTACAGCAAGCAG tattgctccggcCGCCCGCCCGTCATGCGTGTTCTCAGGACTTCCCTGtacagacaggaagtgatgtatGCTGTGCTGGTCCACAGCTCAGCCAATGACGGGCTCTTCTCTGAGTATCCCATGCTGAATGACCCTCCGAACACCATCTGTGCTTACAGGGACGGACGCTTCACCTGGAGGCCCGAGGCCATGTGTGAGACACACAA ATATGTGCTTTTACAAAGACGTGACAAAAACCTGATGGAAGCTTGGGGGCCGATTCAGGAtccacagttttatgtttgggaCCACGTCGCCATCGCCCTGCATGTGGAGGGAGGACAG gtgCTGAAGTTTGATTCTGATGATCTGAGAAAGAACCTCACGTTCTGTGAGTGTGACGCTGTGACAGTCACACCTAATTCTGACTTTCAACATTACCAGGATGCTCAAAGCCTCGTCACTCGTTTGTGGCCACTGAAGAAGGAGGTTTCACTCCAGCAGAGAATCAGAG GCTCTACAGAGTGA
- the LOC113030140 gene encoding GTPase IMAP family member 7-like isoform X2, which produces MDSNPASPYDLRIVMVGKTGAGKSAAGNIIIERRVFKSTSASSSVTAECQKETSEFGGQALAVVDTPGLFDTKLSQEQVVKEISKCISFAAPGPHVFLVVIQPNRFTKEEQETVKIIQKIFGDEAARYTMALFTHGDDLEADEVSVEDLIGGNKELNDFISQCEGGYHVFNNRQKDSSQVKELLEKINTMVQRNGGSCYSKEMFEEAEKAIKAEMDRLLEENPEMSEEEARRRAERENEFNRACLIGASVGSILGPLGAALGAGLAAAVVALKNKCVTQ; this is translated from the exons ATGGACAGCAATCCTGCTTCACCCT ATGATCTCAGGATCGTGATGGTTGGGAAAACTGGAGCTGGGAAGAGTGCAGCAGGAAACATCATCATAGAAAGAAGAGTTTTTAAATCCACTTCGGCTTCGTCTTCAGTAACAGCAGAGTGTCAGAAGGAAACATCAGAGTTTGGGGGTCAAGCACTGGCTGTAGTTGATACTCCAGGTCTGTTTGATACCAAACTATCTCAAGAGCAGGTGGTGAAAGAGATCAGTAAGTGCATCTCCTTTGCTGCTCCTGGTCCTCACGTGTTCCTGGTTGTGATCCAACCAAACAGATTCaccaaagaagaacaagaaacagTGAAAATTATTCAGAAGATATTCGGAGATGAAGCGGCACGCTACACTATGGCCTTGTTCACCCATGGAGACGATCTGGAAGCAGATGAAGTCAGTGTAGAAGATTTAATTGGTGGAAATAAAGAACTCAATGACTTCATCAGTCAGTGTGAGGGAGGATATCATGTTTTTAACAACAGACAAAAGGATTCCTCTCAGGTCaaggagctgctggagaagATCAACACAATGGTCCAGAGAAACGGAGGAAGCTGCTACAGCAAAGAGATGTTTGAAGAAGCTGAGAAagcaataaaagcagaaatggatCGACTCCTGGAAGAAAATCCAGAGATGTCAGAAGAAGAAGCCAGAAGACGGGCAGAAAGAGAAAACGAGTTCAACAGGGCTTGTTTGATAGGGGCGAGCGTTGGAAGCATCTTAGGCCCACTGGGAGCAGCACTGGGAGCAGGACTGGCAGCTGCAGTTGTagcactgaaaaataaatgtgtcacACAGTGA
- the LOC113030140 gene encoding GTPase IMAP family member 7-like isoform X1, which yields MDSNPASPSDDLRIVMVGKTGAGKSAAGNIIIERRVFKSTSASSSVTAECQKETSEFGGQALAVVDTPGLFDTKLSQEQVVKEISKCISFAAPGPHVFLVVIQPNRFTKEEQETVKIIQKIFGDEAARYTMALFTHGDDLEADEVSVEDLIGGNKELNDFISQCEGGYHVFNNRQKDSSQVKELLEKINTMVQRNGGSCYSKEMFEEAEKAIKAEMDRLLEENPEMSEEEARRRAERENEFNRACLIGASVGSILGPLGAALGAGLAAAVVALKNKCVTQ from the exons ATGGACAGCAATCCTGCTTCACCCT CAGATGATCTCAGGATCGTGATGGTTGGGAAAACTGGAGCTGGGAAGAGTGCAGCAGGAAACATCATCATAGAAAGAAGAGTTTTTAAATCCACTTCGGCTTCGTCTTCAGTAACAGCAGAGTGTCAGAAGGAAACATCAGAGTTTGGGGGTCAAGCACTGGCTGTAGTTGATACTCCAGGTCTGTTTGATACCAAACTATCTCAAGAGCAGGTGGTGAAAGAGATCAGTAAGTGCATCTCCTTTGCTGCTCCTGGTCCTCACGTGTTCCTGGTTGTGATCCAACCAAACAGATTCaccaaagaagaacaagaaacagTGAAAATTATTCAGAAGATATTCGGAGATGAAGCGGCACGCTACACTATGGCCTTGTTCACCCATGGAGACGATCTGGAAGCAGATGAAGTCAGTGTAGAAGATTTAATTGGTGGAAATAAAGAACTCAATGACTTCATCAGTCAGTGTGAGGGAGGATATCATGTTTTTAACAACAGACAAAAGGATTCCTCTCAGGTCaaggagctgctggagaagATCAACACAATGGTCCAGAGAAACGGAGGAAGCTGCTACAGCAAAGAGATGTTTGAAGAAGCTGAGAAagcaataaaagcagaaatggatCGACTCCTGGAAGAAAATCCAGAGATGTCAGAAGAAGAAGCCAGAAGACGGGCAGAAAGAGAAAACGAGTTCAACAGGGCTTGTTTGATAGGGGCGAGCGTTGGAAGCATCTTAGGCCCACTGGGAGCAGCACTGGGAGCAGGACTGGCAGCTGCAGTTGTagcactgaaaaataaatgtgtcacACAGTGA